Proteins encoded in a region of the Ziziphus jujuba cultivar Dongzao chromosome 3, ASM3175591v1 genome:
- the LOC132803290 gene encoding F-box/LRR-repeat protein At5g02910-like isoform X1, translating to MATKRVKRNCGEKKVQNEPDIMAEDRISQLPDSLIHYIFSFLPTIHLVRMSRVSRRWRRMWVSTPFLYFDCQFNDVTFTKQVNRLSMFLKFLGNCLRCRKLYMQPDTFITSLKLHTYYKLGRYAAQRVDNWVRFAIQSKVKELDLQVRGYCTPPFVYTASSLMQLKVHMGSEVASLSTSSSLTHLELRGLKLEVRFLSKFPSLKVLSLISVESNYESFQNLISGCPIIQDLHLLDPKEIHPMHGYLCRLDISNIDFPAKTLKTLSLFSVTCADQRLECLISGLPLLERLTLICFYGVNISILSHSLKYLSFDPFGDNTKAKFVTPNLVYLYLRCRVSWIISIEAPNLFQGDLSLSDGGYKSASYFDLVHFLANLNGLKKMKLSIVWDEDMIFPEDIRNTSSPPLPNLKHLEASLYDKHKKNSELHEFLVWCAPSVETVKINGESYCKY from the exons ATGGCTACAAAAAGAGTGAAGAGAAACTGTGGAGAAAAAAAGGTACAAAATGAGCCCGACATCATGGCCGAAGACCGCATATCACAATTACCTGATTCTCTCATACATTATATTTTCTCATTCCTTCCTACCATTCATCTTGTTAGAATGAGTCGTGTTTCAAGGCGTTGGAGACGGATGTGGGTTTCCACtccctttttatattttgattgtcAATTCAATGATGTTACTTTCACCAAGCAGGTAAATAGATTAAGTATGTTCCTAAAATTTTTGGGAAACTGTTTGAGATGTCGAAAGCTATACATGCAACCAGATACATTCATAACAAGTTTGAAGCTTCACACGTACTATAAACTTGGACGCTATGCTGCTCAACGTGTAGATAATTGGGTGAGGTTTGCCATTCAAAGTAAAGTGAAGGAGTTAGATCTTCAAGTGCGAGGGTACTGTACTCCTCCGTTTGTTTATACTGCAAGTTCATTGATGCAACTGAAGGTTCATATGGGGTCTGAGGTCGCTTCACTTTCAACCTCAAGTTCATTAACTCATCTTGAGTTAAGAGGTTTGAAGCTGGAGGTTCGTTTTCTTTCAAAGTTTCCCTCTTTGAAAGTTCTTTCTTTGATCTCTGTGGAATCTAATTATGAGTCATTTCAAAATCTTATCTCTGGATGTCCTATTATTCAGGATTTGCATTTACTAGACCCAAAGGAAATTCATCCTATGCATGGATATCTATGTAGGTTGGATATAAGCAACATAGATTTTCCTGCTAAAACACTTAAAACTCTCTCATTATTTTCTGTGACGTGTGCTGATCAGCGGCTGGAATGTTTAATTTCTGGGCTTCCCCTGCTTGAGAGATtaactttaatttgtttttatggaGTAAATATTAGTATCCTTAGTCATAGCCTGAAATATTTATCCTTTGATCCATTTGGGGATAACACAAAGGCCAAGTTTGTAACACCAAATTTAGTTTACTTATATTTGAGGTGTCGTGTCTCGTGGATCATTTCCATTGAGGCTCCCAACCTTTTCCAAGGCGATTTGAGTCTTTCAGATGGTGGCTATAAATCAGCTTCATATTTTGATCTTGTACATTTTCTTGCAAATCTCAACGgcttgaagaagatgaagctgtCTATCGTCTGGGATGAG GATATGATTTTTCCAGAAGATATAAGAAATACATCATCTCCTCCCTTGCCTAATTTGAAGCATCTTGAAGCTTCCTTGTACGACAAGCACAAGAAAAATTCAGAACTGCACGAATTTTTGGTTTGGTGCGCACCTTCTGTAGAGACCGTCAAAATAAATGGTGAATCTTATTGCAAGTATTAA
- the LOC132803290 gene encoding F-box/LRR-repeat protein At5g02910-like isoform X2 has product MATKRVKRNCGEKKVQNEPDIMAEDRISQLPDSLIHYIFSFLPTIHLVRMSRVSRRWRRMWVSTPFLYFDCQFNDVTFTKQVNRLSMFLKFLGNCLRCRKLYMQPDTFITSLKLHTYYKLGRYAAQRVDNWVRFAIQSKVKELDLQVRGYCTPPFVYTASSLMQLKVHMGSEVASLSTSSSLTHLELRGLKLEDLHLLDPKEIHPMHGYLCRLDISNIDFPAKTLKTLSLFSVTCADQRLECLISGLPLLERLTLICFYGVNISILSHSLKYLSFDPFGDNTKAKFVTPNLVYLYLRCRVSWIISIEAPNLFQGDLSLSDGGYKSASYFDLVHFLANLNGLKKMKLSIVWDEDMIFPEDIRNTSSPPLPNLKHLEASLYDKHKKNSELHEFLVWCAPSVETVKINGESYCKY; this is encoded by the exons ATGGCTACAAAAAGAGTGAAGAGAAACTGTGGAGAAAAAAAGGTACAAAATGAGCCCGACATCATGGCCGAAGACCGCATATCACAATTACCTGATTCTCTCATACATTATATTTTCTCATTCCTTCCTACCATTCATCTTGTTAGAATGAGTCGTGTTTCAAGGCGTTGGAGACGGATGTGGGTTTCCACtccctttttatattttgattgtcAATTCAATGATGTTACTTTCACCAAGCAGGTAAATAGATTAAGTATGTTCCTAAAATTTTTGGGAAACTGTTTGAGATGTCGAAAGCTATACATGCAACCAGATACATTCATAACAAGTTTGAAGCTTCACACGTACTATAAACTTGGACGCTATGCTGCTCAACGTGTAGATAATTGGGTGAGGTTTGCCATTCAAAGTAAAGTGAAGGAGTTAGATCTTCAAGTGCGAGGGTACTGTACTCCTCCGTTTGTTTATACTGCAAGTTCATTGATGCAACTGAAGGTTCATATGGGGTCTGAGGTCGCTTCACTTTCAACCTCAAGTTCATTAACTCATCTTGAGTTAAGAGGTTTGAAGCTGGAG GATTTGCATTTACTAGACCCAAAGGAAATTCATCCTATGCATGGATATCTATGTAGGTTGGATATAAGCAACATAGATTTTCCTGCTAAAACACTTAAAACTCTCTCATTATTTTCTGTGACGTGTGCTGATCAGCGGCTGGAATGTTTAATTTCTGGGCTTCCCCTGCTTGAGAGATtaactttaatttgtttttatggaGTAAATATTAGTATCCTTAGTCATAGCCTGAAATATTTATCCTTTGATCCATTTGGGGATAACACAAAGGCCAAGTTTGTAACACCAAATTTAGTTTACTTATATTTGAGGTGTCGTGTCTCGTGGATCATTTCCATTGAGGCTCCCAACCTTTTCCAAGGCGATTTGAGTCTTTCAGATGGTGGCTATAAATCAGCTTCATATTTTGATCTTGTACATTTTCTTGCAAATCTCAACGgcttgaagaagatgaagctgtCTATCGTCTGGGATGAG GATATGATTTTTCCAGAAGATATAAGAAATACATCATCTCCTCCCTTGCCTAATTTGAAGCATCTTGAAGCTTCCTTGTACGACAAGCACAAGAAAAATTCAGAACTGCACGAATTTTTGGTTTGGTGCGCACCTTCTGTAGAGACCGTCAAAATAAATGGTGAATCTTATTGCAAGTATTAA